The Thalassophryne amazonica chromosome 8, fThaAma1.1, whole genome shotgun sequence genome includes a window with the following:
- the LOC117515929 gene encoding uncharacterized protein LOC117515929 gives MRLTTLCVTLLVISHVSWTTADSSEEVLLWNKDFGPCAVTLIPEGPCRQEQDENTCPYIFNLPPLTLHLPKHLRELEKIVQDVENLKDKVDELRKMCADCTVSQSERECGREREHEKLNEGKDNHNDMRNCRNNTNPNGPKDSQSEFGTDRVKVEGTVEGQGDTDSEKKHHLEEKDRKKAERESNIRIIKKGTLKVVHKKDVKTQQKIEGRQGNDKFGQAKVSGFGQNHTIDINSEKVLKNNSKIVLAVKGNSEGNGEDLLENGEDANTRDVKNNEKLDESSHNIWRAGTKDKEKQTQGEEDRVIDRIKMSEDHGEDTNEEQEQHREEREKEMEQEIQTERHNKKPKDTESITSSETEKTIKKGEVGEKGKEIKTTVQAVQQDGDGELASGKVTQKKDVVSLRPNPHSGPDSTELDRPQTFTSLSKTITQFNTEVNQGMEINEYGFTTDNVGLGYGKTGIPEHLNTGEDSVFRTTTTTTKLLISPFVSLRKNVRSGVTSSPSLRLEPDYQGPESLATSTETTTANSKIYGTMFPQITGFIRWSATKTISTNMKQPKPGDKLNPEIKPKVLQKQNSEYDPKRNRPPLPDRRPAPAQKQKPSHQKPITGQKNTKSSKNVQNPKANQRPLTQNLNHNKTLKYDGEDEQTQIKIQKPKVYQTSMSPTQKQILQYKPGTVNTNSSDISPASDQEPKYAGINQSSKSEQKPPHPLDTHNPEQQQKLDKKTNEGKSTFGQGLISNQTSPSVQEPGPVTAASFTPKPDLNPITEFMKIVDQTFSAKENPKFGPKLKPVRGNIPPEHRPKPNQKISKINQKAKLPQINVTDPDAAQSTKHNQTHPQPVQPDQAPQTNLKPKMPDQKNNFNIKSVRNQEPEAESVKKYKPKPPPRNKIPVRPKLELPVTPLQTPKPVMQPKKTQKTKTLDPLQTTGITPDSIQNSDRDTSSTSSPVTKSAKVNNSQVDRDFSPSTMKTVTMGQETLNSLLVGPPTHSHPVQELATSPNSRITSDLKPQTADQPPSILMTLSPSKFGDEMLPHIIPKTSLGTSNYNQATDSDSRLEENIVLKVEETTNWDTATSSILPSRLQSSSTVSSDFRSSTPVISDFEATAATPLPQESTPSPRELRVKISQLAASFNNSQNPNGGLPDSHPKEHPKDNKGGSQPDGTRRKLSTLIPSKVNKERRDCSDHLIRGEKKSGVYQVTPHLGSRSFTVVCDMELHGGGWTVLQRRQDGSMSFNRTWEEYRSGFGELNGGEFWLGNHLIHLLTRDRNMMLRVELEDFDGVTGYAEYEHFSVANERTHFRLTVGGYSGTAGDALRFSKRYNHNNRAFTTPDKDHDRYPSGNCGAYYSSGWWFDACMSANLNGKYYVGRYKGIRDGIFWGTWQNITKEYYLTNDRQSFKSVRMIIRPKGFAP, from the exons ATGAGGCTAACAACACTTTGTGTGACCCTGTTGGTCATCTCTCATGTCTCTTGGACCACAGCTGACTCCAGTGAAGAAGTCCTCCTGTGGAATAAGGATTTCGGGCCTTGTGCTGTGACACTGATTCCTGAGGGGCCGTGCAGACAGGAGCAGGATGAGAACACGTGTCCATACATCTTCAATCTGCCGCCGCTGACTCTCCACTTGCCAAAGCACCTCAGAGAGCTGGAGAAGATTGTGCAAGATGTTGAGAATCTGAAGGACAAAGTGGATGAATTGAGGAAGATGTGTGCAGATTGTACAGTAAGCCAAAGTGAGAGAGAGTGTGGAAGAGAAAGAGAGCATGAAAAGCTGAATGAGGGTAAGGATAACCATAATGACATGAGGAATTGCAGGAATAACACAAATCCTAATGGACCAAAAGATTCACAATCTGAGTTTGGgacagacagagttaaagtggaAGGGACTGTGGAAGGACAGGGTGACACTGACTCAGAGAAAAAACACCATTTAGaagagaaagacagaaagaaagcaGAGAGGGAGAGCAATATAAGGATCATTAAAAAAGGGACTCTGAAAGTAGTTCACAAAAAAGATGTAAAAACTCAACAAAAGatagaaggaagacaaggaaatGACAAATTTGGGCAGGCAAAGGTGTCAGGCTTTGGACAAAATCACACCATAGATATAAATAGTGAAAAAGTTTTGAAAAATAATTCAAAGATTGTGCTGGCAGTCAAAGGGAATTCAGAGGGAAATGGAGAAGATTTGTTGGAAAATGGAGAAGAtgccaacacaagagatgtaaaAAATAACGAGAAGCTAGATGAAAGTAGTCATAACATCTGGCGGGCTGGAACTAAGGACAAAGAGAAACAGACCCAAGGTGAAGAAGACAGAGTCATTGATAGAATAAAGATGTCAGAGGATCACGGTGAGGACACAAATGAAGAACAGGAGCAGCACAGGGAGGAGAGGGAAAAGGAAATGGAACAGGAAATACAAACGGAGAGACACAACAAGAAACCTAAAGACACTGAAAGTATCACAAGTTCAGAAACAGAGAAGACCATAAAGAAGGGGGAGGTGGGGGAGAAAGGAAAGGAGATCAAAACAACAGTGCAGGCTGTTCAGCAAGACGGCGATGGAGAATTAGCATCCGGAAAAGTAACTCAAAAGAAAGACGTTGTGTCTCTTCGACCAAATCCTCACTCAGGACCTGATTCCACAGAATTGGACAGACCTCAAACTTTTACATCTTTGTCAAAGACCATTACACAATTTAACACAGAGGTTAATCAAGGGATGGAAATAAATGAATATGGATTTACAACAGATAATGTGGGCCTTGGATATGGGAAAACTGGCATTCCTGAACACTTAAACACAGGTGAAGATTCTGTATTTAGGACCACAACTACAACAACAAAACTCTTGATTAGTCCTTTTGTTAGCCTGAGAAAAAATGTCAGATCTGGGGTCACATCTTCACCCAGTCTGAGACTTGAGCCAGACTACCAAGGTCCAGAGAGTTTGGCGACATCAACTGAAACCACTACTGCTAATTCCAAAATATATGGCACAATGTTCCCACAAATCACAGGATTCATCCGCTGGAGCGCGACAAAGACTATCAGCACAAACATGAAACAGCCAAAGCCTGGAGATAAACTCAATCCTGAGATTAAGCCTAAGgtgctgcaaaaacaaaattCTGAGTATGATCCTAAACGTAACCGACCTCCTTTGCCTGATAGAAGACCAGCACCTGCCCAAAAGCAAAAGCCTTCTCATCAAAAACCAATCACTGGCCAAAAAAACACCAAAAGCTCTAAAAATGTCCAAAATCCAAAGGCTAATCAAAGACCGCTAACTCAAAAtctaaaccacaacaaaacacttAAATATGATGGAGAAGATGAACAAACACAGATAAAAATACAAAAGCCAAAAGTTTATCAAACGTCTATGTCTCCTACTCAGAAACAGATTTTGCAATACAAACCTGGAACTGTCAACACAAACAGTTCTGACATCAGTCCTGCGTCTGATCAAGAACCCAAATATGCAGGAATTAACCAAAGCTCAAAATCAGAGCAAAAGCCTCCTCATCCTCTTGACACTCATAACCCTGAACAACAGCAAAAATTAGATAAAAAGACAAACGAGGGAAAGTCTACATTTGGTCAAGGGTTGATATCAAATCAGACTTCCCCATCTGTTCAAGAGCCTGGTCCTGTAACAGCAGCTAGCTTCACACCAAAACCTGACCTAAATCCCATAACTGAATTCATGAAAATTGTTGATCAAACATTTTCAGCAAAAGAAAACCCTAAATTTGGGCCGAAGCTTAAACCGGTTCGTGGTAATATACCTCCAGAACACAGGCCTAAACCCAACCAGAAAATATCCAAAATTAATCAAAAAGCAAAACTACCCCAAATAAATGTAACCGACCCAGACGCTGCACAATCAACTAAACATAACCAAACACACCCACAACCTGTTCAACCCGACCAGGCACCACAAACTAACCTAAAGCCTAAAATGCCTGACCAAAAAAACAACTTTAACATTAAATCTGTGCGTAATCAAGAACCTGAAGCAGAATCTGTCAAAAAATACAAACCAAAGCCTCCACCCAGAAACAAAATACCAGTCAGACCTAAACTCGAGCTACCAGTAACCCCCCTTCAAACACCAAAGCCAGTGATGCAACCGAAGAAAacccagaaaacaaaaacattagatCCTCTTCAGACAACTGGGATTACTCCAGACAGCATCCAAAACTCTGACAGGGACACGTCATCTACTTCGAGTCCCGTAACAAAGAGTGCTAAAGTAAATAATTCTCAAGTGGACAGAGATTTCAGTCCCAGCACCATGAAAACAGTAACAATGGGTCAAGAAACCTTAAACAGCCTGCTGGTTGGTCCACCGACTCACTCACACCCTGTCCAAGAATTGGCAACGAGTCCAAACAGCCGGATTACATCTGATCTGAAGCCACAAACAGCAGATCAACCACCATCGATCCTAATGACACTAAGCCCAAGCAAATTTGGTGATGAGATGCTCCCACATATCATCCCTAAAACCAGTCTGGGAACTTCAAATTACAATCAAGCTACTGATAGTGACTCCAGATTAGAAGAAAACATAGTTCTCAAGGTAGAGGAAACAACAAATTGGGACACAGCGACAAGTTCAATCCTTCCATCAAGGCTTCAAAGTAGTTCCACTGTCAGTTCTGACTTCAGGTCATCAACCCCTGTCATATCTGACTTTGAGGCCACTGCAGCGACTCCATTACCTCAGGAATCCACTCCCAGTCCACGAGAGCTGCGTGTGAAAATTAGCCAGCTGGCTGCTTCCTTCAACAACAGTCAGAATCCAAATGGCGGGTTGCCAGACAGCCATCCAAAAGAGCATCCTAAGGACAACAAGGGGGGCAGCCAGCCCGACGGGACACGCCGTAAACTCTCAACACTGATACCATCTAAAG TGAACAAGGAGAGGAGAGACTGCTCGGACCATCTTATCAGAGGGGAGAAAAAAAGTGGCGTCTACCAGGTGACCCCCCACCTTGGCAGCAGAAGCTTCACAGTGGTGTGTGACATGGAGCTGCATGGTGGAGGGTGGACCGTCCTGCAGCGTCGACAGGATGGCAGCATGAGCTTCAACAGAACCTGGGAGGAGTATCGGTCAGGTTTCGGGGAGCTGAACGGAGGGGAATTTTGGCTCGGTAACCATCTGATCCACCTCCTGACCCGTGACAGAAACATGATGCTGCGAGTGGAGTTGGAGGATTTTGATGGGGTTACAGGGTATGCAGAGTATGAGCACTTTAGTGTGGCAAATGAACGGACGCATTTCAGACTGACAGTAGGAGGTTACTCAGGCACCGCAGGCGACGCGCTTCGCTTCAGCAAAAGGTACAATCACAACAACAGAGCTTTCACCACGCCGGACAAGGACCACGACCGCTATCCATCAGGGAACTGTGGGGCCTACTACAGCTCCGGCTGGTGGTTTGATGCCTGCATGTCTGCAAACCTTAATGGGAAGTACTATGTGGGACGTTACAAAGGAATCCGGGACGGTATTTTCTGGGGGACATGGCAAAACATAACAAAAGAGTATTACCTCACTAATGACAGACAGTCTTTCAAAAGTGTGCGGATGATTATCAGACCTAAAGGCTTTGCACCATGA
- the fam185a gene encoding protein FAM185A — protein MLWSSAGQRACVGVLLRLRAVRTGAGTHTCPCRLLYTSRSPERVPEPLRRWTVAVDPFGTVRAQLACSISVVPLDPHSFPDADRAVITVRGTEEEEVSVGHLRAHYDDRSKELLISAEDVNSSVSVELAAPIRNNLHITVHGKGSVQVKNMECDTCEVRMETGNCLLHSVKAHQVEVQSCGGNVTGVGTIHGNVDINARGHGAVDVKKLQGNKMTVSTEHGPLNVKAVYSESSCMSSSSGRIELGHVHGDTAVTNVSGDTVVDGSNSLLKVLSHSGSIDVYVGDGSAELHSQEGSVFVRVTPLLRAGVELCGASVDIGPEVPLRRVAQNTTEGQTTVTGYMNAETEVAKWVKARADRGAVTLKTQSWFESLKLGS, from the exons ATGTTGTGGAGTTCCGCTGGTCAGCGGGCATGTGTTGGAGTTCTGCTGCGCCTCCGTGCTGTCAGGACCGGCGCGGGCACACACACGTGTCCGTGCCGTCTTCTGTACACGTCACGGTCTCCTGAACGGGTCCCCGAGCCGCTGAGGCGGTGGACTGTGGCCGTGGACCCGTTCGGGACGGTCCGTGCACAGCTGGCCTGCAGCATCTCCGTTGTCCCGCTGGACCCGCACTCCTTCCCTGATGCCGACCGAGCCGTCATCACTGTACGCGGAACCGAGGAGGAGGAGGTCAGCGTGGGTCACCTCCGCGCCCACTACGACGACCGGAGCAAAGAGCTGCTGATTTCCGCGGAGGACGTGAACAGCAGCGTGTCCGTGGAGCTGGCCGCGCCCATCAGAAACA ATTTGCACATTACAGTTCATGGAAAAGGCAGCGTTCAGGTGAAGAACATGGAATGTGACACCTGCGAAGTGCGAATGGAGACGGGAAATTGTCTGCTGCACTCTGTCAAG GCTCACCAGGTTGAGGTGCAGTCCTGTGGAGGAAACGTCACAGGTGTGGGGACCATCCACGGCAACGTGGACATTAATGCACGTGGACATGGT GCAGTAGATGTCAAGAAGCTCCAGGGCAACAAAATGACAGTTTCAACAGAACATGGGCCTCTGAACGTCAAAGCCGTCTACTCTGAGTCCAGCTGCATGTCCTCCTCCTCTGGGAGAATAGAGCTGGGGCATGTGCACG gggacACAGCTGTGACAAATGTGTCTGGAGATACAGTTGTAG ATGGTTCAAATAGTTTGCTGAAGGTTTTGTCTCACAGCGGAAGCATTGATGTCTACGTAGGAGATGGCAGTGCTGAACTCCACAGTCAGGAAG GATCGGTATTTGTGCGGGTGACCCCATTGTTGAGAGCTGGGGTGGAGCTCTGTGGAGCCTCGGTGGACATCGGCCCAGAGGTTCCTCTACGTAGAGTAGCACAGAACACAACTGAAGGCCAAACCACAGTTACTG GTTATATGAACGCAGAGACTGAAGTAGCCAAGTGGGTTAAAGCTCGGGCAGACAGAGGCGCTGTCACACTGAAGACTCAAAGTTGGTTTGAGTCCCTGAAACTTGGGAGCTGA